The following are encoded in a window of Miltoncostaea marina genomic DNA:
- a CDS encoding PfkB family carbohydrate kinase — MSPVTRPRVAVVGHVEWVTHARGVMPLPGEITYVSEPFDEPAGGGGVSAAQVARLGAECLFFTALGDDGSGAQATARLEAEGVTVLAARRAGPQTRAVSATGPTGDRAILVIGAATSARIEDALPWDELAGCDAAYFTGHDSATVAAARRARVLVATSRRLRQLVESGVRADVVVASASDPAEAVDPDALPVAPGAIVWTEGARGGRYETAGGASGRWEAAPPPGPPIDSYGCGDSFAGGLTVGLGRGLELDAALALGARCGAACLTGRGALAAQLVEA; from the coding sequence ATGAGCCCGGTGACGCGCCCGCGGGTGGCCGTCGTCGGGCACGTCGAGTGGGTGACGCACGCGCGCGGGGTCATGCCCCTGCCCGGCGAGATCACCTACGTCTCGGAGCCGTTCGACGAGCCGGCGGGCGGGGGCGGGGTGTCGGCCGCGCAGGTCGCGAGGCTCGGAGCCGAGTGCCTGTTCTTCACGGCCCTCGGCGACGACGGCTCGGGCGCCCAGGCCACGGCGCGGCTCGAGGCCGAGGGCGTCACGGTGCTCGCGGCGCGCCGGGCGGGCCCGCAGACGCGCGCCGTGAGCGCCACCGGCCCCACCGGCGACCGGGCGATCCTGGTGATCGGCGCGGCCACCTCGGCGCGCATCGAGGACGCCCTGCCGTGGGACGAGCTGGCCGGCTGCGACGCCGCCTACTTCACGGGCCACGACTCCGCGACCGTCGCGGCGGCCCGGCGCGCGCGGGTGCTCGTCGCCACCAGCCGGCGCCTGCGCCAGCTCGTGGAGAGCGGCGTGCGGGCCGACGTGGTGGTGGCGAGCGCGAGCGACCCGGCCGAGGCGGTCGACCCCGACGCGCTGCCCGTCGCCCCCGGGGCGATCGTGTGGACGGAGGGCGCCCGCGGCGGCCGCTACGAGACGGCCGGCGGGGCCTCGGGGCGCTGGGAGGCGGCGCCGCCGCCGGGGCCGCCGATCGACTCCTACGGCTGCGGCGACTCGTTCGCCGGCGGGCTGACGGTGGGCCTCGGGCGCGGTCTGGAGCTCGATGCGGCGCTCGCGCTGGGCGCCCGCTGCGGCGCCGCCTGCCTCACCGGCCGCGGCGCGCTCGCGGCGCAGCTCGTGGAGGCCTAA